The sequence CTTTCACCCAATGCAAGCATTCCAGCTAGTACACCGCTCACAATTGATGCCACGGCTGCACATGTAGAAACCACAATAGCCCTACCGTGCTTTAGTCCCCGTGTCTGCATAGCACAGAAGACAACGAATTTTTATTCGAGGTAATCAAAACCAGAATCGGCAGCGTAGAACTTGAAATTAAAGTTCACACAGAATTAGATCATAGAAAATAGGCCTTCATAATACCTGGTAGTAAAACCCTGTTCCACTACAACACACACTGAATATGATGCACAGAGGAACCAACAGTTGGTGAAAACCTTGCTCTAGGAACAGAAATCCCATCTTCGAAATTACCGAAGACATCCTGCATTTTGGTGTAAACATAATTAAGAGTCAAGACATATAATCAAGTTCTTCTAATTTTACGCCATATGAATGCGCTTGTCGCATAAACTAGCCATTCTAATTAGACAAACGGAAAGAAATGCTACAATCACAACCAATGCCAAAGCATTGCGTTAAAACAACTGAAATAAAAATGCATGCAATATTACCAAAGCAAGCAACGGCTAATTTAATTGTGTTAAAGAAGGAAACTCTTATTTAACTCTAAAAGAAGGGGACACATAAATAGAGTAGGGAGGGAAGGAAAAGTACCCAAAATAAATTCCAGATTCCAAGCCATAAATACTTTCCTCAACAACATCATATTCCATCTGTATATAACTTAAAATTGTCAAATGATTGAAAAAAAACACTTCATTAATCACTATTTGCAGACACAAACATGTAAATCTAAAGATATGATGAAAGCACGAGTTACCATCTCTTGTTCTCTTCGATGACGCCTGCATATTCTAAGCCCTCCATTAAGCAATACCTATACAGCTGTTTATATCAATTAAAAGAATAATGAAGTCTCAAAGAAAGTAATAACACTCGATTGCACTGCTGGATTACAATATTCTAAAGAGGAGTTGCTGAAACCTATTATAAAAAATTCCATTCATGTTTTGTAATGACCAATGTCCTTTGATAATGCTACCacataaagaaaaaggaaagcataatcGACTTAATGCATTCCAAGAGGCCTAACGGGGATAATATTGATACGAAATGATTAAGAAAAATGTAAACAACATTGTGCATAATTATATGCTACTAACAAGGGTTTATTGCATCAGATTCAAGACTCTCTATGAGTTTGCAGCAATTCCATGTGTAGGTTTCCAGATAATAACAGGACTTTTTGTCTTTCCAAATGCATTTCCTCAAAAGCTAGTCACTATTGTAAAATCAAGCGACACAAATGAATTCTTGCTAATATGCAAAACTGTGAATGTTGAATATTTCGGAATATAAAAGCATGTGAAAATTAAAGTAGTTTCTTCATAAGACAAGGTACCTACAAACAAGATGGCAACAACAAATGCCAGACATGGTATGTGAAAAATGGACAGAGTAGCCGCCTCTTGCTCTTCACCTCCGGCACCAACTCCTAAAATTCGAAAAGCATGTAATGATGTAACAGTTAACGAATAGCATTCCAGAAATGCATATGCATATATTAGTACAGCGACAATTTGGTGGATTAAGTTAAAAGACTGCATGCTTAGTTTTATTAGCAGCCAAACAAAAGATTTAACAAAAACCCCAAAGCCTTCGTCCATTGTCAACGAGTGAAGCATTTAATATATACACAAATAAAATGGTCACAACTCACAACAATGGATCCAAAGTAAGGTTATAAAACTTACAAGCTTAGGTCCCAAATCAAGTTTACAAGTAGAGTTTTATGATTCAAGTTTACAGTCAACTATATATGTCTTGTACTAACTGCTAACTATGTAACACCAACCATACCTCTGATACCATCTTGGTTGTGTTCATATTTTGTAGCTTAATTAAGCTTCAGGTAATTAAGTTAGCAAACTAACTTTCATTGACCAAGCAAATATTTTATGGTGCATTTAATTATTTCAGGTTATCCAAGAGGCCATGAGGGTTTACACTGTCTCCCCATTAGTTGCAAGAGAAACATCAACTGAAGTAGAGATAGGAGGTTATCTCCTTCCAAAGGTGATAATTACATCATTGTTCAATGCCAAATATTGGGTTAAATTCTTGATGGAGGCATATACTAATGTAGTTTATTTTATGAGCAGGGAACATGGGTGTGGCTAGCACTTGGAGTTCTAGCAAAAGACCCAAAACAATTTCCAGAGCCAGAGAAGTTCAAACCAGAGAGATTTGACCCTAAATGTGATGAGATGAAACAAAGGCACCCTTATGCATTTATACCATTTGGAATTGGTCCTCGTGCCTGTATTGGCAAATGGTGTCAAGCTTAGAGTAACAAACAGAACAAATTAAGCTAGAGTGACCTCCGTAAAGTTTAATTAGACCATACAAATTGTATTGTGATGGTATAGCTTTAAGAAATATTATAGCAATAATTAATGTTGTTAATGAAAATGTGTGTTTTCAAATAGAGTATGTAGATCATACGATTTAAACCCACAAGAAAGAATTGAATTCCTATCACAGAGAATTGAAGTATTTATAAGAAGGTTGCTCAGATGTTGACAAGAATAACAACCTTATCATCCCCACCATCTCCTTTCAACTTTACGACTGTAATAACATTACCTTCTTCCTTAACTCAACAGGCATCTCCCTTAGTGTGCCACAATCCACCAATGTTTATAGCCTAGCTGTGTTTACTTCTTGACAAAAGGAGCCACATACAATTTTCTAGTTGCCAGGAATTCAGGTTTCAATCAAACATCTATGTTAAGAAGTACTACCTTAAACTACCATAATGCCATGTGCGGGTGTTTCAAAAACGCTATTCAGATTCGAAAACTACAACACTATTTTAACAAAACTAAAATATATGGAACCAAATCAAAGATGAATGACTATTTAGACAACAACCATATGCTCAAAGTATATTCTTTCTAATTCAGCATAAATCAGATAAACAATAACAAATCCATCCTTATCTTACGAAATCACACAAAAAAACTAAGAACCCAATTTGGGGTGCATTAAGACATTTTCACAAACAGTTGATGTCCATGTTAATACTAAGACGAACTACTACTACGAAGCCTATAAACAATACGTCCCTTGGAAGAATCATAGCGACTGACCTCAACCTTCACGCGATCCCCGGGCAATATTCTGACGAAATTCTTTCGGATTTTCCCAGAAACATATCCGAGAGTGAGGTCCTGGTTGTCGAGGCGAACGCGGAACATGCCGTTGGGGAGGGACTCGGTAATGAGGCCCTCGTGGACCCAATTCTGCTCGCCGGACTTGTCGGCCGTAGGGGGCTTAGCGTGCGGCACGAGGAGGGTTGCCGGCACCTGCGGAAGCGGGGATGGGCGGAGGAAGGAGGGAGTTATGCGGTGGTGGAGGGTGAGAGTGAGAGATGAAGGGGGAAGAGAGAGTGTGAGGGTATGATGGTGGTGATGACGGAGGATTGGGGTGGTGTTCAGTGAGAAGcaagaggatgaggatgataaTGTAATTTACcctaaaataaatcaattttaaatcaaattttaatttagttatcttatttttaaaagatttgaattaaattattttatcttatcttttagttagtttattAAGGTTCTATTTAAACACTTTTGGTGATCTAATTTACATAATTTTCATTCTTCTGATTTAGATTGTATTAAACTCCCTAATTCCTCAATAACTTCTTATAATAGGTTTCCATGGaattctcctcttcttctttgcAAATCACTCCCATTGAAGAAGAATTTTATTTGGGTGATTGCTTCTCCATCATCTTCAATTACACCAAAAAATTGATCCAAATTATTGAAAGCTCAAACTCAACTCGTGAGGTTGAGTCTTGTTCTACTACAAGTACAGCCACGGAAGCAATCTTGGTTCCTTCAGACATCTTATGCAGTGTTACTCCACTCACAGAGCTCAGCAGAGAAGACACAATCTTGTTACATGAAATCTGTTCTTCACTAAGTGTGTCCCCTCAGCTATTAGACCGAATTTTACATGACATAGTCGAAACTGCAAGAAGGTGTGACTCCAACACGCGGGAGATTGTTGTGAACCTTAATGTTACCTCGTACAATGTTGTTCAAGATTCTGATGAGCAAGATGATGATGCTGAATGCGCCATTTGCTTGGAGAAGTTTGACGATGGTAATGAAGATTCAAGCGTACAAATTGTTCGTACAAATTGCTCGCATGTTTTTCATGATCGCTGCTTGCTCCACTGGCTCCGACGCTGTGCCAACTGTCAGTCGCCACATTCTTGCCCATTGTGCCGCAGCATCATATTTCCAACTTCAGAGATAGATAATGAATAGGTTCATCTTCAACATGCTATATTCCACTTAATTACCAGGCTTACCACTACAACTTGAaggaactttttttttttttttgttccatagggttctttattttgttttagttatGTAACATTATTACCCTAATTGTTAAAATGTGAATAAATAGTAATTTTCTTAACATAGGATAAATCTCTAACCTTTAAAGTATAATTCTAATAGTTGTTTTATTAAATCAGTATGTGTAAATTAACTTTACACAAACAATAAGAATTGGTTAATTTGTCATGTTATTCTGAATTTTATTAAACTTAAgtgtttttgaaaataattatcAATCGCCTTCATATCtttttgcacttttttttttctctttcctaaCATAACAATCCTTAATTATAACAAGAATGTTAACTCAGTTAGTCTTACTAATGGAAACAAGAAGAATAAACTAACAAAAGATTtgtacattaaaaaaaattaacatccaAAATTTATATTGTTTCTCCAAATTTATTGAAattcaaaatctgaattttattaaACTCGAGTGTTTTTGAAGATAATTATCAATCGCCTTCGCGTCtttttgcacttttttttttcttttctaacatAACAATATTTAATCAAACCAAGAATGTTAACTCAATTGGTCTTTTCTAATGGGAACAAGAAGAATAAACTAACAAAAGATTtgtacattaaaaaaaataacatccaAAATCTATATTGTTTCTCCAGATTTATTGCAACTCAAAATTGTTAACCTgggcatatatatataaagatataaATTATTCTTATACGTTAAAAGCTAACTAAGCTTTAATATAGTTTCTGGGCATGTTACTATTGTTTATATGCAAGTATCACTATTTCACCATGGCCAGTGCAcacaaataattatattatatcatTATTGTTGTACATTACAAATTCATGTTCAtgcaaaaataaaacaaatcctGTGTGTtgtatcaaaaataaaataaaatgtgttATGTCATTGTCACCAGcacttttattttttgtaaatagAATAGGATATAATATTGAGacagaaatattaaaaattacttttatgtATTGTGTTTAGATANNNNNNNNNNNNNNNNNNNNNNNNNNNNNNNNNNNNNNNNNNNNNNNNNNNNNNNNNNNNNNNNNNNNNNNNNNNNNNNNNNNNNNNNNNACATTGTGTTCAATGTCCATATCTTTTTATCCAAATACATTTTAGATATGTATTGTCCATATTTTTATGTCCTGTTTACAAAAACAAACACAACCTAAAAGTACATTAATAGTTTTTATTAATAGTTTTTATAAGGTGGTGTCTaaatcaatccaaaatatttGAAACCAGAATGAATGATCCTAAAAACATTCATACCTTGTGATGATTTTAATATACTCGATTAATAATCGTCCGCGTGAATAGGCCAATCAACTTTTTGGTTGGGCTACTAGATATCTTAATAACTTGATAGGCCTTATATACTTTCATGATTTTAgtctttattaattaattaattattggtcaaacaaaaaaaaattaattattgtaatttgaaaaacaatttatttcctttgccttttttttttccattctaAGGTTACTTATCAATTTGTTTTAGTACATCTCCACCCCCATCTCCACATTTGAACTAATGCatcaagctatggtcactttttGAATGATTATGCACGTTAAAAAAGATTTAACAAGTGTACACAGAGATTTCTTTAGActtaattagttttttttatatatacaaaaataattAGCTGTTTAATCAAGATATGACTCATTTAAACAAAGTCAGCACAAaccattaaaaatataaatatatcttTTTGAGATGGGTCTATACATataataacttttaaataaaaCAATAATATTTAGGTTCATTTTTTTaagtcttttttttattattattattcataagaaTTTACCGATTTAGAATCTAATCCTATCATTTAAAAAAGGCATATAAAAGTAAATGTATCAGAAATCTCAAAAGAAATCACCTGACATAACCAATCTATGAGCACTTCTAATTTAGCATAATCAGATTACAACATCTGAATTAAAATTGTTGTAGTTCCTACTAATTATCCAGGTTAGTTCATATTAAAATCTCCAATGAGGCCAGGGTGTTGCAAATATAAAGCAACTTGAATTGGTAATATGCGAATTGATTTATAATATATGAGAATTATATATATACACCATTTCTACATAGCTTGAATCACcccaaacaaaaaaataaaataaaaactatagGCAAGACAAGACAATATTATTAAAGtaatacattcagaaaataaatattttcttcACTGGGAGTTTTCTTGTGAATCTCCACTTTTGTGAGGGTTGCGGTATGTTTGTTCAATGTGCTTGGCATTCATAATGTAGTTGTGAGCTAAATCTTTGATATTGGGGACATTATAGTTTTGTGCTACATAAATTCCAAGAGCAGTTCACATCATCAATGTGAAACTGAACCTTATTATGCCCATCACCAAATTGAGATAAGCTTGCCCTGATGATGATTATTTATATTGTTTATATACTTAAAATATTTTAGTAGTTTGGTTAAGGGGTTACCCCTTCTCCAAGTCAAAGAACTTGAGTATTGCCCAAGTTGGATCTAAACTTCTTTAACAAGGTTAAGGGGTCAACAACTAcactttctaaatttgataccaACTTCTAAATATTCTGTGcttatttatgttatatttgttCATAAAGATTACATACAAAATGTTCTATACAAAACTTGTGCATAAAATGATGCCATAATCATCTTCCATCATCAAAAGAAATTAGTACTTGATCTCTGATGCTATCATACCCAGCATTTTTATGGCAACTACTATCACCATATTCACATGTTTTGGATGATGAACTGGGAAGCAAGTAACAAGTCTCTTCCAAATTTTTGTTCCCATTGATCCAACGGTGTTTCTGCATTAACTGCAATCCCTCCAATTCCATTGCCACTTCCTTCATACTTGGTCTCTCATCTCCATTAAGTCTCAAACATTTTGCCGCAAGAAAAGCAACCTCTTCAATCTCTTGCTTGTTTTCTTCACTCAAAAGGTCGACTCGAACGACTTCAAACAAGCGATCCTCTTTTAGATAGGACAGAAAGTAAAGAGCAAGACTTCTCTTTTCTTCCGTCCTATCAAAAGAAAGAGGTTTTTCGCTTGTTAGAAGTTCTACAAGTACGACTCCAAAACTATACACATCACTTTTCTCAGTTAGTTGACTCGTTTGCATGTATTCTGGATCCAAGTATCCAATAGTTCCTTGCACCATGGTGGCCAACGCTTGTTGATCTAGTGGAACCAATCTGGAAGCTCCGAAATCGGAAACTTTTGCAGTGTAATTGTCATCTAAGAGAATATTTGCACTCTTCACATCTCTATGGATAATGGGTATAGATGCTGCTGAGTGTAGATAAGATAGAGCACTAGCTGCCTCTGCTGCTATCCTTAGACGTGTGTTCCAAGTTAACAAATTATTCAcattgttttgaatttgattgtggaTAAAATCAAAGAGGGTACCATTGTTAACAAACTCATAAACTAGTAAAGGAACCTCTTCTTCTAAGCAGCAACCTAACAGTTTCACTATGTTTCTATGATTGATTTGAGATAGAACAATCACCTCATTGATGAACTGCTCTGTTTGGCTCTGATCAACTATTTTAGACTTCTTGATTGCCACAATTCTATTATTGTCAAGAAAACCTTTGAAAACTGTACCGTAACCTCCTCTTCCAAGTATTAAGTTCTCGTCATAATTGTTGGTAGCCTTCTTTAGTTCCTCTGATGTGAAAATCTGAGTAATTTGTGAGGATTCTTCTCTTGTAGAGAGTTGTTGTAACAACATTAAGCCACCATTTTGCTTGAAGTATTGTTGTTTGAGTTTGATGTGCTTTCTTTTTT is a genomic window of Arachis ipaensis cultivar K30076 chromosome B06, Araip1.1, whole genome shotgun sequence containing:
- the LOC110263630 gene encoding wall-associated receptor kinase 4-like; translated protein: MLLQQLSTREESSQITQIFTSEELKKATNNYDENLILGRGGYGTVFKGFLDNNRIVAIKKSKIVDQSQTEQFINEVIVLSQINHRNIVKLLGCCLEEEVPLLVYEFVNNGTLFDFIHNQIQNNVNNLLTWNTRLRIAAEAASALSYLHSAASIPIIHRDVKSANILLDDNYTAKVSDFGASRLVPLDQQALATMVQGTIGYLDPEYMQTSQLTEKSDVYSFGVVLVELLTSEKPLSFDRTEEKRSLALYFLSYLKEDRLFEVVRVDLLSEENKQEIEEVAFLAAKCLRLNGDERPSMKEVAMELEGLQLMQKHRWINGNKNLEETCYLLPSSSSKTCEYGDSSCHKNAGYDSIRDQVLISFDDGR
- the LOC107647707 gene encoding RING-H2 finger protein ATL79-like is translated as MEFSSSSLQITPIEEEFYLGDCFSIIFNYTKKLIQIIESSNSTREVESCSTTSTATEAILVPSDILCSVTPLTELSREDTILLHEICSSLSVSPQLLDRILHDIVETARRCDSNTREIVVNLNVTSYNVVQDSDEQDDDAECAICLEKFDDGNEDSSVQIVRTNCSHVFHDRCLLHWLRRCANCQSPHSCPLCRSIIFPTSEIDNE